GCAATTATTTAGACTgactaaaaactgttttaacatGTCAGTACAACTTCAAAATCAGCTTCATTGGCCAGGGTTCTTTTTGCATACAAGGAATTTAAATCTTGTTTACTTTGCTGTCaatgaggaaacaaacagaaggtGTAGACATCAATCtgacctgtcaatcaagtcaTGATTCCACTTTCAAAGATTCAGCCCATCAGTAACAGATGGGGCCAGGTAACTGGCACATTGAGatctatatataatatacatatcTGGCAGCTGGCTGCTTCCATAAAGGAGGAATCTACCACGAGAAGTTCACATTTTGGTTCTTTCcaacagaacatttccataaGGGAATGATCAATACATAACATTGATGCAATGTTAACAATTCCAATCTGGCTGTAACTGAAATCAGCCTCTCTCCTGCTCAAAACGTAACCCTCATATTAGTGATATGGTTTCAATAAGAAGCTCAGAGCACCTCTGACCAGCGGTGGCGGTTCGAACAAGTTGATGGCTAGTATGCTACTAGTTAGCATGAtaataagcaactagttaatggtgaacATTGTCtgacttaatttaaagtgttaccaataACTGCAATTATTTAGACTGTTTgactaaaaactgttttaacatGTCAGTACAACTTCAAAATCAGCTTCATTGGCCAGGGTTCTTTTTGCATACAAGGAATTTAAATCTTGTTTACTTTGCTGTCTATGTACaatcattaaaggtcacattttatgtaaaatacattttatcatgCTTTTGAaccactaatatgtgtccctaacctgtctacaaaccccccaattatgataAAAGTCCCtcatctctgtcttttgcctgcgcCACTATTCaggaaatgtgtgctcaaaggCTGTTAAGAGCTTTtcactttgtgacatcacaaagggcagtaacccctcccccaggtgggtgacactcccacagttggtgtttgttctgccctctgagtctgccttctaaatgtaaataatcaggaatggagtgagaaagccacAGTCACCCAATCCTTTCTAGAGGGGCGTGGTgtaacacagctcatttgcatttaaatggtacagacacagaaacagcctgttctgagcagagctgaaatagaggggtttataggcatgatcagaGATTTTTGGGTAGCTCTGAGACTAATTTAACTAGGTGAAAAGGCAGATAATATCtgacctttaatatttaaatatgaaatcattAAAACTAATATATACAAGCCTAAATAGTACAATAGTGCAGTTGTCAGGAGTGCAATAgatgctgaaaaaaacattgataaTGTAATGATGCAACAGATATAAACACcatcaggtttattttttaaactttataagTGACACAATACCTGCAAAAGCAACAACGACCCACGAGCTCCAGCTTAACATGTTATTTAGTGTTGATTAATCATTTATAAGCAAGCTAACTCAATCTGCAAATAGTACAGTGTTACCATTGCTTGTTGTTACGTATAAGTATTAGGTATTACGTTAAGTATTAGTAATCTAAGCAGTTTTAAAGCATGTTGCATCCAATATGTAATATCTCTATCAAAGTAAGCAGAAACTCCTGATGTGGCTTTCCTTACAAAAAGTAAGAGGGCCATGCTAATGATTATTCATAAATGATAAACTTGTATCTTATCATTCTTGATAGAGTATCAGTAGTAGTGATAATGTGAGAAAACATTCTGTTCGGTCATATCACACACATCTACTGTCACATAACCATCAGTGATAACTATGCTATTCATGCAGCTATACTCAGTGCGCGAGTACTTACACAAAAGTCTTTGTAAATTAGATGTTTAAGGGTGAAATGCTGCAGCATAGAATTTACCTTGGCTGTAaattttcttttctgctttgcacaaataaataaataaaaaatggggTGAAAATGACTGTGgcctgtagttttttttttctgaaaaccaACCCATGGTAGATTGTACCCATACTGTATAAACTTGAGAAAGTAAGTGAATAGTACAAATCACAAGTAAATAAATCACAAGTATTGATGGAGTGAGGGTGTTTGTTATTCTCTATGGGACTAATGAACATTTCATTCGACGAACCACATTGATCAAAATTTAAACTTCTTTCGGTCCAAAGTGCATACGATACTGAATGCAAAGTTACAATTGTGGAATGTATGTTAGCTACAATTCCTGGTGTCCATATTTCTACAACAAATATCAAAAAGATatgggaaaagaaaacaacatttaaatagaaatagaatgtactggaaggtcaggggcaAATGATACACTGCAAAACTGAAGAACGGTAAACTGGATACAACTTAAGACACAGCCCCTGAAGGCTTTGAGCAACAGAACAAGTGTGAAAGTCAATACTTTTGTCTGAAGACAGGCGCACAAGTAACACTTTGAATCATTTAAGTACTCCGGTACATTCCACAACACATGCGGCTGCTGCATCCTTAGTCCCATTTCATCTCAAAATAAATTTAAACTCTACATTTAAGTGCACCTCAAAGACAAATtaaaccaaacaataaacaacagaatgcatgtaaaataaattttcattaaaaagtcACAGTTCAACAAAcccataaacataaaaatattatatattgtggggtttttttcatAGTTCACAAATCAAAAGTGCCACAGTGGACATTCAAAAACCTTTGGATGGTTCCAGTATCGGGTGACAGGTGTGGTGATCTGCTTAAACTCAACATCCAGCTTAGTTCCCTTAAATCAGCATACACTGTATAACACTGTGTGTATTCTCTCTCACACCAAACATAAGGTAACACCTATTGTACACGTCATAAGagtcaaatgtttatttttggtggCTCCTACATAAACAGGAAAATGACCTGATATGTTCTGCTCCACTAAACAGTAATGAGGAGGGATATGCAGCCAAGACTTGTATAGGTAATGTCTTGATGGGACGGGGAATAATCGCTCTTGTACACATTAGAAAGAGACAGCCTCACTCTCAACCTCTCTCTTCATAAACACATATCCCACTGCAAAGAATGCAGAGTCTTTGAGCTTAACCTGCCAGGACACaatgtgtctctgtttcagtGGTTGAGTCTTGTTTAAATGTGCACAGTGGAGGAGTGGTTTCACCATTATGGAGCAGGCAATGACCATGATAtgacgtgtgtgtgagtggattTGACAAGGAGATTAACACCAGTGACTCAGCTCTCCTTAGCAGAGAACCTTTTACACTGAAAGACACAGTAATGTCATACAGTAGTGACTGTCCAGCTACATCttatttaaataagttattaGCTGTGTGGTATGATGTAACTGCTTGTgtcagtattttgttttttggatatGACGATGAGGCAACTTAGCAGTAGGCACTTCCGCCAGAAAACCAGTGACATCACCAAACAATCCATTACTTCAATAAAGAAGGATTGTCGTGTGTAGTCTGTGACAGTATGTTTCTTCAATGCAGTGATAGGACTGaacgtaaaaaataaaaaaaaacagtcaaatggaATGTATTGTTAGCTAACTCGCTAACACAGGCAGATGTTAAAACCCAGTGTGTAACCTGGATCTACTAAACAGAGTGATCATAATAATACtgtcaacaaaacaaacctctctcaataaaaaaaacaaacatacaagcGGTTGGGTAAATTCACAGTGGATAAGTGTAAATGCCACAAAGAGCTACATGCAAAGGAAACAAATGATGTGTTGATGTATTTGATTTGGATTGGGTGGAGCTACGTCAGCCACCAAGACGGGAACCTCTACTGTCCATGTTTTCCTACCAGAAgccaaaattaaaaataaaagcttggtctcaaaaaaaaaaggcgccAGTAACCATTTAGAGGAACTGCACATGAACATGTTTGAAAATACATCTGCTGAATTAGAATACTGGATGCTTTCAGGTTAGCTGAGCTTAATCCATCTTGTGAAGGGGTTGCATGTGtgataaaattatttaaaaaaatacgaACTGCCAttgtccttcaaaataaatccaCAGCACGCTGCAGGATTTTTAACAGAGTTATAAAGCCTTTATGGCCCTGATGAAGACTTGAGTTGGTTGCAACGTGTCACATATTTTTGAACTTATATTCCCATAAACAACAAAGGCATTTTATTTCCATACAGATCCTATAGTGGGTGGTTTTTGAAGGATAGTTTTTTTCAATTCTTTGGATGTAATTCATTTTTGACTCATGCAACGCCTTCACACCATCAATTAAACAGCACAACTGTGTTAGCCCTGGCCTGAAGGAATGTCAAAGACAACAATtgaaactacaaaatgaaacaaacagaaggtGTAGACATCAATCtgacctgtcaatcaagtcaTGGTTCCACTTTCAAAGATTCAGCCCATCAGTAACAGATGGGGCCAGGTAACTGGCACATTGAGatctatatataatatacatatcTGGCAGCTGGCTGCTTCCATAAAGGAGGAATCTACCACGAGAAGTTCACATTTTGGTTCTTTCcaacagaacatttccataaGGGAATGATCAATACATAACATTGATGCAATGTTAACAATTCCAATCTGGCTGTAACTGAAATCAGCCTCTCTCCTGCTCAAAACGTAACCCTCATATTAGTGATATGGTTTCAATAAGAAGCTCAGAGCACCTCTGACCAGTGGTGGCGGTTAGAACAAGTTGatggtttttcttcttttgtttttgggctCAACTTTGAGCTGCAAAGGATTCTCTATTTTTAAGCACCTAGCCACGCGTTCAGGTTTTTGGTTTTGGTCAACACATCACCGACAAAGACCAGCAAATCCTCACAAGGCAAGGGGTAAAAGTGAAGCATGGATTGTTGCTTTAACAGCCGGCATAGCCTCCTCCTGCCGTTAGGCTAGATGTGTTGTCAATCCATCCATTCTTCTTGCTCTGTTAGATCGCCAAAATCTTCTTCTGCTGGAAGTAGGCATCAAATCTGGCCTGGGCGTACTCCTAAGACACAGACAAGTATACATATATTATGGTAAAGCAATGGGAACGTAGAATTGAAGCAGCAGAGTGGTTATCGTGTAACAAAGCATCTTCTCAGGCAAGCATACGTGAAGTAAGAACAAATAACTCACCAATTTTAACTAAATTAAGTCTTAAAGTTACATACGTGCACATTGAGAGATGGGTGGGAGCTGAAAGCTGTGTGCAAACAGTCAACTCAGCGTAGGCCTTATTTTGGTGTTTAAGTCTTTTTGAGTTCTTTTCGTGCAAATACTGGACATCAGGGCTCTCTATGTGGTAAACTGTTCAGTACTTTCTGGTTTTTGGATCTATACATTGCTTCAATCGTATTTAAACTCATTCTTTGAATTGTAATGTTAACaaagtatttcattatttttctgtcCACCCAAGGCTAAGTATGATGTGCACAAGGTCACCTGAAAAATGTTTCTACAAACTGTCTATAGCTGCTTATTGATCACAAGATGATTGTCATGCTGTATTAAAAATGACTTGAGACCATAcagccattttgaaaatgtatactGGTGTAGTCACTCAGACAAGCGGTAATTTTCTCATCAGCTCCAAGAGTTGCCCCATGTTAATCAAATAATGCAGCTTTAGGGTTTTTGTATTGGCCAGTTTACAGTCAGTTGTTGTGGCAGAAACCCCTGCTTCTGTCTGAGATATCTTGCCAGGCTGACCTGACTGGTCTGACTACAGTAAATATTGACACCACATCCCCCTCCAGGACAACACTGCTTGTCCTACTAGCTGTCTTGTAgtatatgttttctttgtcattaCACAGAAGCTTtcccaaaaaaaggaaacccAAATTTCACTCACCAGGTATCCAAACTTGATGGTGGACAGCCGGGCCTGGATGATGGACCACAAACCCCAGAAGAAGTGGGACGCAAGGGAGAACCTACATTGATGAACAAATAGTCACTTTGCTGCATTCCTTTCATTCTCTAGTGTCTCTTGTTGTGTCATGTTTAGTTTAGTTAACACTGGCAGCTGTGCTCACCTGTTGACCTCGACGTACAGCTGCTCCTTCAGATTCATTTGGTCCTCTTCACTCAGATTGTCAAACCCTTGGTCAGACTCACGCAGGTAGCTCTCAATGAAGTGGAGCTGTACAGAGACACAAGTTAACACTAGTCAGTGATCGAAAAAGGAAAACTGAATAAATCAGATGCCATAGTATGTTAACATATTCTACACACCTGCTGGGCCTTTGAGGGGTAGGCCTGTGCATCGACTTTGAAGAAAGGAAACTCCTCACAGGTGTAGTCATACATCCATTCACAGAAATGATTGCCAATATCAAATCCCCTGTAaatagtgggagagagagaaactatgtcaaggtcaaggtcaaggtttctttattcgtctcccgagggagaaatttgtctaggatgctgggaaatcgctgcatggacaatacatcgaaaacaacataaaaacagtaattacaaatgtaaaacatttaacttctccgtgctacagtacacacacactcactcctacagTCACAGGCGCATGCACACATGTGAGACTGTGACAGGAGACGCTGTTACAGAagtaaatggtgaatggacttgagcagTACAGcacctttctagtcttctgactactcaaagtgcttttagaccgcaggtcacacctacacattcacacactgacgacAGAGGCcgatatgtaaagtgaccatcagtattaactaatcccacaCAATACACATTACAATACACATTCACAACCCGCCaacgaagcagctggagcaacatGGTGTTAAGTGTCATGCCCagggacacatcgacatgtggctgcaggagctggggatcaaacccccaacctaccactgaaccacagccgccctttCTGTTTACATGACACAACTTTCTGTTGACATTTTATGTATTAGTCGAGGTTTGTATTGCAAAACTCCATGGTTCTGGAATGTTTAAAAGACATGAATTGTTTCGTTTTTTCCACATCTTATTATTTATATCAGTCCCTTTGAAACATAGTGTTTGAATGCAGCAGGTAATAAATAGTGAGTGGGTGGAGTGATGACGTGAGAGTTttgctgcttcatactcttcaCTGTTTGCCTCAGTAGccattttgatgttttctactattgcattttttttttgccaaaacaTCTTACATGTTGTATTGATTTGAACCCAGAAACAGACGGTCATTGTTACAGAaggctcctcctctttctcctgctcTACCCAAGCGCCATCTCTCACCTAAAGCGAACCAAGTATTTTAAGTCGCAAGAAAGTGCCCAACATCGATCAGGTCTTGCTGTGTGGTAACATATTTGAAAGGCAATTCTGtaattctgtcttttttcaggAGTTGATGTGAAACAGGCTTTCGTTTTGTTTGGTCAGTTGAACATGAGATCGTGTTTGTTTACTCAGTACTTTCAACTTTCCCTTCAGCCAAATGCACTGAATTcctgctctgtgtttaatgGGTAAACTTCACTCATGctggtttagttttttttccactgaaagCCCAACAAGTGAAGGAAAAGTCTGCTGCCATGTGGCTTTAGTCATCGAccctgctgttttttatttttattttgatattgcttttatttagatttcTACAGTATCAAAGTCATTCTGAGATCCAGTTTTCTGGAGATCCATGGTTACATTATTGGCAATTTGGTAACCTTTAATGATGCCTTTTGCCATCCAAGGCCATACCTCGTAAAACCCACAGAGGTCCACTGACCAGCCAACCATAACGCCCCTCGTAAAGTCCTGTTTGAGTTTAAAGCCTgcgttttttttgtctttgagtgAAAAAGCCactatttcagattttaaagggACCTATTCTGACATGTACTTGCACATCCAACACTATTATCAAGAGCTGCAGATGTATCCAAAACAAACCCACTCACTACACAGGAGCCTGTGAACCACCCATCCTCCATATAACAACATCTAGTTCATGTCAGTCAATGGGATAAAAatccacagtgtgtgtatgtgagtccATCTGTGGGAGTGTCCTTCCTGTACATTCATGAAGGACCACGTGCTCACATGCtcgggggtgtgtgtgtggagcataGACTGTGGAGTGGGTCATTTGTGTACAGAGGGTCACGTGTTTGCTGAGCAACATTTGAGGAGCCTTAAAGGGGCCACGCTGAAATCTGCTGCCATGTGCCTTTAGTAATCgtcactgctgttttttttatttattttgatattgcttttatttaggTTTCTACAGCATCAAAGTCATTCTGATATCCAGTTCTCTGGAGATCCATGGTTACATTATTGGCAATTTGGTAAACCTTTAATGATGCCCTTTTGCCATCAGAGGCCATACCTTGTAAAACCCACAGAGGTCCACTGACCAGCCAATCATAAAGCACCTCGTAAATTCCTGTTTTAATTGAAAGCCTGCATTTTTGTCTTTGAGTGAAAAAGCCACTACATGAGAATTTAATGGAACTATTCTGACATTTACTTGCACACCTAACAATATTATCAGGACACACAGAGGGAGCCTGTGAACCACACATCCTCCCTGTTTCAAAATCTAGTTCCACCCTGTACATACATTAAGGAACATACGCTCACATgctcaggggtgtgtgtgtgtgtgtagagtgggTCATTTGTGTACAGAGGGCCACGTGTTTGCTGAGCAACATTTGAGGAGCCTTAAAGGGGCCACGCTGAAATGTGCTGCAGGGGGGTGGGAGTGTTTCTGTTGCCGTGTGTGAGAAAAAGTGAGGGAGACAGACACAGGAATTcgtcttgagaaaaaaaaaacgtgagcCAAGGCCAGTgtgctctctctgtttcccaGAAATTAACTCGTCAGGAATTCGCACACCAAGGTGAAAGTACACTTGAAGTCAGTCGAAAGTGCTGAAAAGAAGCATGATCCATCTTTCATTATATTCTGCTTGATATCCAGTCCTGTGTTCAGGTCTGTGTTGGATACTCACTGCACCATAATGACCATTAGTAACATTGACAGATTTATCCAGTGCCTCCATCCTGTGTGCCCTCATTGGCCAGAAAAATTCTGGTTTCATAACAGCAGAGTGCTGTTGCCTTGAGGTATGGGTTGGCGTTAGGCGGACATATTGATGGATCCCAGATCTGGGttactctctcttttccccccaCTCTCTGCTTCACATTATGCCTGGTAATCAGCCAAGTGCAGAGACAAAGTAAGTGGGAAGGCAAAGAATTGCTGAGAGGATGAGGGGTGATGATGCAGCAGTTGAAACTGACAGAGATTCATCAGCCATGTTGGTCTAGAGAGGGTGTTTGGATCAGACACTaggacttaaaaaaagaaaagcttttctACTATAACctttgatgtttgtgttatCATCTCTTTCtaagctttttttctccccctagCTTATACAACTGAACACACGTATGTCTATTGCTTGGCTGTTTTCCTAGAGACTCCCATTgcacattttgttgttgttgttgtttttgctctgaATGCACACCTTTTGCACATTATCCCTATAATCTGTATTTATATTCTTATTTACTATCTTTTATACTATTGCAGTTTGCACCGTGGTTCAGAGAAAAacaatttttcagtttttctgcatGTCCAGTATGTATggcaaaatttaaaaaaataaagatgactttgactCTTACTAATCTCAAAATCTGAGAAGACAGTTTTAGGAACCTATCCCTCACCTTTAGGGTAGTCCATGCCGTCATATTGACTTTacacataataataacaataataatagatTTTATTGCCGAGTGCCGAAAAGGATGCTATTGCAATAGTCGAGTCTGGATGTGATGAATGCATGGATtagtgtttcagcagcagaaaatgagAGTAGCGGACGGAGGCAGGCTATATTTTTGAGGTGAAAGAAGGCGGTCCTTGGTGACGTGGGTCACCAAAGGAGACGTGGTGATCAAAGGAGAACTGGCTGTCAAAGATGACTTCAAGATTGCGGATataaggggagggggagagagtggagtTGTCTATTGTGAAGGAGAAGTTGTGTATGGAATTAGTGAGGGATTTAGGGCCGATGATTATTATGTCCGATTCTGCATagttgagagagaggaagttggTGTGCATCCATGTTCATGATGAAAGGGAGGGGACCAAGCACCGAACCCTGGGGGACGCCTTGGGACAAAGGAGCTATGGAGGAGGAGCAGTTATTGATGTTGataaactgttgtctgttgGTGAGGTAGGATTTTAGCCAGGAAAAGAGCAGTGCCGCGATGGCTGGGAGACAGTTTTTGATGAGACTGGATGGGATGGGGTCGAGAATACTGGTGGAGGACTTAATGCTAGAGGTGATGATGGATAGCTCATTTGGGGACACAGGGGAGAACTGAGACAGAGATTGGGTGATGAGGCGAGGGGATGCGGGTAGGGATGAAGAGGGGACAGTGAgagtgttgaagctgctgtaaaTGGTGTCAATTTTGGATtggaagaatgaaagaaaagcattacATTTATCAACTGTGAAGGAGGGAGAGGTGTTGTCACTGGGTTTGAGGAGTTTGTTTATTGTAGAGAAGAGAGCCTTGGGGTTGGATGAGCCTGAGTGGATGAGGTGTGAGTAATAGGTGGACCGGGCTGCGCTGAGAGCTTCCATGTATAGTTTGAGGTAGTCAGAGTATGATTGGAAGTGAACTGTTACACCGGTTTTCTTGTGGAGTCTTTCGAGCTGGCGTTTGCGGTATTTGCGGAGTGTACCAGGGTGcagagtgtgtgaatgagacAGTTTTAATTTTGACATGGTTAACATGGTTCTTAAGAGAACTCTCATGTGAGAGATCAGGAAATTTTTTAACTTctcaacatttcatttgaataaagtaGGAAGGGTTAGGTTCATTGTTACTCCAACAAAGCTCTATGACACTAACATGAAAAATCAGGCTTTAGATACACAGACGATACACATTAGTAGGGCTGAGTCATTGTACAtctgtgatacatttttttgctATCTTACCTGTAATTGTAGCTACTGTACTCAAAGTCAATGAGCATCAGCTTCTGTTTGTCTGAGCTCTCGCGGCCCCTCAGCAGTAGGACATTTCCTGAAAGCAACACACAAAAGTCATTCAtttgaagagaaaacacaatggACAACATATTGGGGTTTGAGCAAATCAAACgagccgcccccctaatatagtggtaggggaaacactgagccTTGAAGGTCAACTGATTTTAATGCAAAAAACTGAATTTTGAATGATATGATCTTTCACTTCTGGTCATCCTAGGAGAGGTGCTTTAGATCATTTTAAGACAATAGAGGGAAACATGAAATGTGCTTCTTACCTTCTTGACAGTCATTGTGGCAGAACACTACAGGAGAGTGGGTGGACTCCAGCAGACACCTAAACgtgagcaaaacaaaaacagagagggaaTGATCAAGATAAACTGTGTTCATCACAACGACCCAACCCACTACACTTTATTATGAAGCCACAACATCTCCTGGGCATTACCAGGGATATTTCCAGTCTGTGCTTGAATTAATTCTTTAACTAATTAGCAAAAAGACATTACTAGGCACGAGCTTGGTGAattttaaaggaacagtttAAGAAATAAACTTGGAATGGAAGAACAAGTTACTAAGGGAGAACAAGTGGAATACATACTGCACAAGGCAGTGTGGTAAAGATTTATAGTGCTTAGTAACGTTGttgtcaagaccaagacatacacgagaccagagtgctccaagaccgagtcaagaccaagacatttaggatcgagactgagtcaaagAAAGTCAAGAAAGTAAACCTTCACTCTGAACTGAATGATAAAACTGACCCAAACATACACAGTACAAAGTTATAAATAGGGTCGATGATTAGTATTGCAACATCTTGTTGTCATAATGCTTATATTTGAGCAGAGTAGAACTGAGCTTGGTCgtatacatactgtatacaaaCAGTCAGAACATAGTCCTTCAGGTTAATCTGGGAATTTTGTCTGGTACACACGAGCATATGACCTTCACATTCTGAACATTCTGCTGTATTATATAATATGTTTAgaattgtatgtgtgtgtgtgtgtgtgtgtgtgtgtgtgtgtgtgtgtgtgtgtgtgtttgcagaaacaTACTTGAGCATATCCACCTCCTGGGGCAGATTGTAGCTGAGCAGCCGGTTGAAGCGGCGCAGCTGAGACTCTC
This genomic interval from Labrus mixtus chromosome 4, fLabMix1.1, whole genome shotgun sequence contains the following:
- the chka gene encoding choline kinase alpha isoform X3 → MSRGASCCDSTGPSCRLPKGACLGHSCSQLNPPKNTMSCNKGDSRQSNKENHFQGAEAMVLESVMFAILAERELGPKLYGIFPQGRLEQYVPSRKLDTCELSDPSISAEVAEKMAKFHAMRMPFNKEPKWLFGTMDKYLNQVMRLNFTRESQLRRFNRLLSYNLPQEVDMLKCLLESTHSPVVFCHNDCQEGNVLLLRGRESSDKQKLMLIDFEYSSYNYRGFDIGNHFCEWMYDYTCEEFPFFKVDAQAYPSKAQQLHFIESYLRESDQGFDNLSEEDQMNLKEQLYVEVNRFSLASHFFWGLWSIIQARLSTIKFGYLEYAQARFDAYFQQKKILAI